GACGCCCACGACCTCCGCATGCCCGTCGAGGTGCTGCACGAGCGTGCCGCCGAGGGCGACGTTCAGCAGCTGCATCCCCCGGCAGATCCCCAGCACAGGGACCCCCGCGGCCAACGCCGCGTCGATCAGCGCCAGCTCCCAGGCGTCCCGCGCCCGCGCCGGCGGCCCGGTGCGCGGATGCGGCTCGGCGCCGTACCGTACGGGCTCCACGTCGGGGCCGCCCGCGATGACCAGCCCGTCCAGCCGGGCCACGGCCGCGGCCGCGTGCGCCGGGTCGTCCGGCGGCAGCATCGCGGCCAGGCCGCCGGCCCGCTGCACCAGCCGGGGATAGCCGACCGGCAGCAGCGCCGCGTCCAGCTCCCACACACCCCAGCGCGCACCGGACTCCAGATAGGTGCTGACACCGATCAACGGCCTGGCCACCACAACTCCCTCACAGTCGACGTCTCAGTCCCGTGCCAACTCTGCCTCGGCCGCCGCCAGCGCCGCGAACTCCTCCTCCGGCGCCTGCGCCACCAGCCGCTTACGGCTGTACAGACCGAAGTACCCGACGGCCACGACGTACACCGCCAGCGCGATCAACGCCGCCGTCACGTCCACCAGGAACGTGGCCACCAGCGCCGCGCAGGCCAGCACCAGGGCGACCGACGACGTCAGCACCCCGCCCGGTGTGCGATACGGTCGCGCGAGCTCGGGCTCCCTGCGGCGCAGCACGATGTGCGACAGGGACATCAGCGCGTAGGAGATGGTCGCGCCGAAGACCGCGATGTTCAGCATCCGGGCGCCGTCACCCGACACCGCCGCCAGCAGGAAGCCGATCGTGCCGGGCACCAGCAGGCCCAGGTACGGCGCCTTGCGGCGGCTGGTGAGGGACAGGAAGCGGGGCAGGTAGCCCGCGCGGGAGAGAGCGAACAGCTGCCTCGAGCCGGCGTAGATCAGGGAGAAGAACGACGCCACCAGGCCCGCCAGGCCCGCGTAGTTCACGATCCGGCTCAGGGTCGTCGCCTCGCCGTCCGGCTGGAGCGCCTCCACCAGCGGGTTGCCCGCCTCCTGGATCGCCGCGGAACCGCGCGCCCCGGCCGCCGCGAAGAAGGTGACCACCGCCAGCACCACCAGGATGGCCATCGACCAGCGGATCGCCTTCGGCAGCGTACGGGCCGGCTCCTTGGTCTCCTCGGCCGCCAGCGGCACGCCCTCGACGCCCAGGAAGAACCACATGCCGAACGGGAACGCCGCCCAGATGCCGAGCAGGCCGAACGGCAGCCAGGAACTCGACCCCGCCGCCGACGTGTCGACCGGGATGTCGTCCAGCCCGGCCAAGGAGAAGTCCGGCAGCGCCGCCAGCGCGAACACGACCAGGGCGACCACCGCGATGCCGGTGACCACGAAGCTGAAGCGCAGCGCCTCGCCCACGCCCCACAGGTGGATACCGAGGAAGATCGCGAAGCAGACCAGGTACATCGGCCAGCCGGACTCCAGGCCGAACAGGCCCAGCGACTCGACGTAGTCGCCGATGAAGATGACGATGGCGGCGGGTGCGAGGACGTACTCGATGAGGATCGCCGTACCGGTCAGGAAGCCGCCCCAGGGGCCGAGCGCCCGCCGGGCGAAGCCGTAGCCGCCGCCCGCCGTGGGCAGGATCGAGGACAGCTCGGCGAGGGCGAAGACCATGCAGGCGTACATCGCCCCCATGAGCACCATGGCGATCGCCAGGCCCCCGAAGCCGCCCTCGGCCAGGCCGAAGTTCCAGCCCGAGTAGTCGCCGGAGACGACATAGGCGACGCCGAGACCGGTCAGCAGCACCCAGCCGGCGCTGCCGCGGCGCAGCGTTCTGCGCTCCAGATAGTCGTCCGCCTCGGGGGCGGGTGTGCTGGTGGATTCCAGGGACATGGGTGGACTCCCCACGGGTGGCGGACACCGGGCATTTCCGGGCACGGTGGGGTCGACCGAGCTCCGGCTCAATGGAATGGATCCATACCTTTGCGGGGTTGGGCGGGGGATGGCAATACCCGTGCGTTAATCGCCCGTAAATCCTCGGCCCGCCGGGCGTCGGTGCGGTTCAGCCCAGGAAGCCCCGCAGCAACGCCGCCGTACCCCCGCAGTGCTCGCGCATGATCTCCCGCGCGCACTCCGCGTTGCCCTCGACCACGGCCTCCACCAGGGCGGTGTGCTGCCGCTGGGAGTGCTCCAGGTTGCGTACCAGGAGCGGGATGCAGTCGAGCAGGTCGTTGACCGTGGCACGGACGGCCGCGTACTGGGCGGTGAGCGTGGGGGAGCCGGACAGCTCGGCGAGGGTCAGGTGCAGCAGCGTGTCCAGGCGGCGGTACTCGGCGAGCGGGGCGTCGTGCGTGCGCGCCAGGGCCTCGCGCAGCCGGTCGGCCTGCTCCTCGTCCAGCCCGTGCGCCGCGCACAGCCCGGCCGCGCCCACCTCCAGGACCTCGCGGAAGCGCAGCGTGTCCTCGACGTCCACGTCCTTCAGGCGGCGGCGCAGCTCCTCCTCGCCGGGGGTCTCGGGGCGCGGCAGCACGAACGTGCCGCCGTAGCGCCCGCGCCGCGACTCGACCAGGCCCTGGTCCTGGAGCACCTTCAGCACCTCGCGCAGCGTCACCCGGCTGATCCCGAGCCGGTCGGCCAGCTCGCGCTCCGCGGGCAGCCGTTCGCCGCCGGGCACCAGGCCGAGCCGGACGACCTGGAGGATCTGCTCCAGGGCCTCCTCGAAGCCGTTGCCGGCTCGCACCGGCCGCAGCACCGACGTCAGCCGGTCGTCGGCCTCGGGCGCTCCGGACGCCCCGTGCTCCGTGCCCGCCTGCGGCATGTGGTCGGACTGCGGTGTGTGATCGGACTGCGACGCGTGATCGGACTGCGGCATGTGGCCGGACCCCCTTCCCAATCAATGGTCCCCGGCAATACCTTATGGCTCCCGGCTGACCGAAGTAGCCGAATGGAGGCTCTCCCGTGGCAGACCGCACACCCCCGCTGAGCGTCGAGGCGCTGCACGCCCTCGTCGCGAGCGGTGAGATCGACACTGTCGTCCTGGCCTTCCCCGATATGCAAGGGCGGCTCCAGGGCAAGCGGTTCGCCGCCCGCTTCTTCCTCGACGAGGTCCTGCACCACGGCACCGAGGGCTGCAACTACCTCCTCGCCGTCGACACCGAGATGAACACCGTCGACGGCTACGCGATGTCCTCCTGGGACCGGGGCTACGGCGACTTCGCCATGCACCCCGACCTGGCCACGCTCCGCCGCCTGCCCTGGAACGCCGGTACGGCCATGCTCGTCGCCGACCTCGCCTGGAGCGACGGCTCGCCCGTGGTCGCCGCACCCCGCCAGATCCTGCGCCGCCAGCTGGAGCGCCTCGCCGAACACGGCTACACGGCCAAGGTCGGCACCGAGCTGGAGTTCATCGTCTTCAAGGACACCTACGAGCAGGCCTGGGACGCGAACTACCGCGGCCTCACGCCGGCCAACCAGTACAACATCGACTACTCGGTCCTCGGCACCGGCCGTATCGAGCCCCTGCTCCGTCGCATCCGCAATGACATGACCGGCGCCGGCCTCACCGTCGAGTCCGCCAAGGGCGAGTGCAACCCGGGCCAGCACGAGATCGTGTTCAAGTACGACGACGCCCTGGTCACCTGCGACCAGCACGCCATCTACAAGACCGGTACCAAGGAGATCGCCGCCCAGGAGGGCGTCTCGATCACCTTCATGGCCAAGTACAACGAGCGCGAGGGCAACTCCTGCCACATCCACCTCTCGCTCGCGGACGCCGCCGGCAACAACGTCATGGCCGGGGACAGCGAGGGCGGCATGTCCGACGTCATGCGCCACTTCCTCGCCGGACAGCTGGCGGCCCTGCGGGACTTCTCGCTCCTCTACGCCCCCAACATCAACTCCTACAAGCGGTTCCAGCCGGGCTCCTTCGCCCCGACCGCCGTCGCCTGGGGTTACGACAACCGCACCTGCGCCCTGCGCGTCGTCGGCCACGGCCGCTCGATGCGCTTCGAGAACCGGCTCCCCGGCGGCGACGTCAACCCGCACCTCGCCGTCGCCGGACTGGTCGCGGCCGGCCTCTACGGCATCGAGCAGAAACTGGAGCTGCCCGAGCCCTGCCCCGGCAACGCCTACGCCGCCGACTTCGAGCACGTCCCGACGACCCTGCGCGAGGCCGCCGAGCTCTGGGAGAACAGCCCGATCGCCAAGGCCGCCTTCGGCGACGAGGTCGTCGCGCACTACCGCAACATGGCGCGCGTCGAGCTGGACGCCTTCGACGCCGCGGTCACCGACTGGGAGCTGCGCCGCTCCTTCGAACGCATGTGAGGCCCTTCTTGTCCGACCAGCTCCAGGTACTCAATCCGGCCACCGAAGAGGTCGTCGCCACCGTCCCGGCCGCCACCGCGGCCGACGTCGACGCCGCCGTCGTACGGGCCACGAAGGCGCAGTCCGGATGGGCCGCCCTCGCACCCGGTGAACGCGCCCGGCTGCTGCGCCGGTTCGCCGTCGCCGTCGACGAACACCTCGAAGAACTCGCCCAGTTGGAGGTCCGCGAGGCCGGGCACACCGTCGGCAACGCCCGCTGGGAGGCGGGCAACGTCCGCGATCTGCTCGACTACGCGGCCGGGGGAGTGGAGCGGCTGACGGGGCACCAGATCCCGGTCCCCGGCGGCCTGAACGTCACGATCCTCGAACCACTCGGCGTCGTCGGCGTCATCGCACCCTGGAACTTCCCGATGCCGATCGCGGCCTGGGGCACGGCCCCGGCGCTCGCGGCCGGCAACGCGGTCGTCCTCAAGCCCGCCGAGACGACCCCGCTGACGGCCCTGCGGCTGGCGGAGCTGGCCCTGGAGGCCGGGCTTCCGGAGGGCCTGTTCCAGGTGCTCCCCGGCCACGGTCCCGTCGCGGGCAACGCCCTCGTCGAGCATCCGGGCGTCGCGAAGATCGTCTTCACGGGGTCAACGGCCGTGGGCAAACAGGTGTTGGCGAAGGGCTCGGCGCTCCTCAAACGCGTCACCCTCGAACTCGGCGGCAAGAGCCCCAACATCGTCTTCGCCGACGCCGACCTCGAAGCCGCCGCGGCCGCCACCCCCATGTCCTTCCTCGACAACTCCGGCCAGGACTGCTGCGCCCGCACCCGCATCCTCGTCCAGCGCTCCGCCTACGACCGCTTCCTGGAGCTGCTGAGCCCCGCGATCGAGGCGGTGACGGTCGGCGACCCGGCCGACGAGAAGACCGACATGGGCCCGCTGATCTCCAAGTCCCAGCTGGACCAGGTCCGTTCGTACGTCACCGACGACCTGAACGGCATCCGCGGCAAGGCCCCCGAAGGCCCCGGCTTCTGGTTCCCGCCCACCGTCCTCACCGGCGTCGACCCGCACGCGCGCGTGGCCGTCGAGGAGGTCTTCGGACCCGTCGCCGTGGTGCTCCCCTTCGAGGACGAGGCAGAGGCCGTGGCCCTCGCCAACGCCACCGACTACGGCCTCTCCGGCTCCATCTGGACCCGCGACGTCGGCCGCGCCCTGCGCGTCTCCCAGGCGGTCCGGGCCGGCAACCTGTCCGTCAACTCCCACTCCAGCGTTCGCTACTGGACCCCCTTCGGCGGCTTCAAGCAGTCCGGCATCGGCCGCGAGCTGGGCCCGGACGCC
Above is a window of Streptomyces sp. DT2A-34 DNA encoding:
- the eat gene encoding ethanolamine permease produces the protein MSLESTSTPAPEADDYLERRTLRRGSAGWVLLTGLGVAYVVSGDYSGWNFGLAEGGFGGLAIAMVLMGAMYACMVFALAELSSILPTAGGGYGFARRALGPWGGFLTGTAILIEYVLAPAAIVIFIGDYVESLGLFGLESGWPMYLVCFAIFLGIHLWGVGEALRFSFVVTGIAVVALVVFALAALPDFSLAGLDDIPVDTSAAGSSSWLPFGLLGIWAAFPFGMWFFLGVEGVPLAAEETKEPARTLPKAIRWSMAILVVLAVVTFFAAAGARGSAAIQEAGNPLVEALQPDGEATTLSRIVNYAGLAGLVASFFSLIYAGSRQLFALSRAGYLPRFLSLTSRRKAPYLGLLVPGTIGFLLAAVSGDGARMLNIAVFGATISYALMSLSHIVLRRREPELARPYRTPGGVLTSSVALVLACAALVATFLVDVTAALIALAVYVVAVGYFGLYSRKRLVAQAPEEEFAALAAAEAELARD
- a CDS encoding glutamine synthetase family protein; protein product: MADRTPPLSVEALHALVASGEIDTVVLAFPDMQGRLQGKRFAARFFLDEVLHHGTEGCNYLLAVDTEMNTVDGYAMSSWDRGYGDFAMHPDLATLRRLPWNAGTAMLVADLAWSDGSPVVAAPRQILRRQLERLAEHGYTAKVGTELEFIVFKDTYEQAWDANYRGLTPANQYNIDYSVLGTGRIEPLLRRIRNDMTGAGLTVESAKGECNPGQHEIVFKYDDALVTCDQHAIYKTGTKEIAAQEGVSITFMAKYNEREGNSCHIHLSLADAAGNNVMAGDSEGGMSDVMRHFLAGQLAALRDFSLLYAPNINSYKRFQPGSFAPTAVAWGYDNRTCALRVVGHGRSMRFENRLPGGDVNPHLAVAGLVAAGLYGIEQKLELPEPCPGNAYAADFEHVPTTLREAAELWENSPIAKAAFGDEVVAHYRNMARVELDAFDAAVTDWELRRSFERM
- a CDS encoding aldehyde dehydrogenase — protein: MSDQLQVLNPATEEVVATVPAATAADVDAAVVRATKAQSGWAALAPGERARLLRRFAVAVDEHLEELAQLEVREAGHTVGNARWEAGNVRDLLDYAAGGVERLTGHQIPVPGGLNVTILEPLGVVGVIAPWNFPMPIAAWGTAPALAAGNAVVLKPAETTPLTALRLAELALEAGLPEGLFQVLPGHGPVAGNALVEHPGVAKIVFTGSTAVGKQVLAKGSALLKRVTLELGGKSPNIVFADADLEAAAAATPMSFLDNSGQDCCARTRILVQRSAYDRFLELLSPAIEAVTVGDPADEKTDMGPLISKSQLDQVRSYVTDDLNGIRGKAPEGPGFWFPPTVLTGVDPHARVAVEEVFGPVAVVLPFEDEAEAVALANATDYGLSGSIWTRDVGRALRVSQAVRAGNLSVNSHSSVRYWTPFGGFKQSGIGRELGPDALTAFTETKNVFISTEGPAQ
- a CDS encoding FadR/GntR family transcriptional regulator, whose translation is MPQAGTEHGASGAPEADDRLTSVLRPVRAGNGFEEALEQILQVVRLGLVPGGERLPAERELADRLGISRVTLREVLKVLQDQGLVESRRGRYGGTFVLPRPETPGEEELRRRLKDVDVEDTLRFREVLEVGAAGLCAAHGLDEEQADRLREALARTHDAPLAEYRRLDTLLHLTLAELSGSPTLTAQYAAVRATVNDLLDCIPLLVRNLEHSQRQHTALVEAVVEGNAECAREIMREHCGGTAALLRGFLG
- a CDS encoding gamma-glutamyl-gamma-aminobutyrate hydrolase family protein, with the protein product MVARPLIGVSTYLESGARWGVWELDAALLPVGYPRLVQRAGGLAAMLPPDDPAHAAAAVARLDGLVIAGGPDVEPVRYGAEPHPRTGPPARARDAWELALIDAALAAGVPVLGICRGMQLLNVALGGTLVQHLDGHAEVVGVFGSHTVKPVPGSLYAGVVPEAASVPTYHHQAVDRLGAGLVASAYAEDGTVEAIELPSASWVLGVQWHPEMGDDLRVMRGLVRAAGG